TGGGCTGTTAAATTCCAGCGCCTGCATGGATTGAATGAAGAAAATTCTATTTATGCCGGGTAATTCCACCTGAATTATTATTCTGTCATTTGCTGATTGTATGGCACATTGTCCTCATTTTATTGCAGGTGTACAATAGCCATCCAGAGGATCTAGGGGCGGCCCTATTCCGGGAGTCATTTGACTTCAACTCCGAGCCACCTTGGGATCCTAGCTGATAGTGGAAGAGTTCACCCAAGGACTCATCCatgtgagtattttttttaagcatttttaaaagtctgatgccTCTCTGTGTCTATTATtggaacaaaaaaatgcatcaaataGACTTGCACTTTGTCCCAGACTAATGTGATTGACGTTATTATAGATCCTGCGACTCACATCTCGCATCATTGGCTTTCACTCactttttgttggtatttttaGGACATAAACTTTCCAATATGCATTttcatggcttattttctctatgTCTGCAGTATTTAGTGATACACATTTAGTAaaggtgttgtttcatgtctagagggcgctAAGCAtgataaaaaacatattcagaagggcataaatgtgttttctatgctaactacacaaatatttgatttttgattGGAATTCTACttagcggaaattcacttaaacTGGATTTTctatacaatatactgtatattaaatctTTTCTGGTTTTCTTAAAGTTTGCTGCATAAGCCTAGGACCCAGTGGCTCGAGAGGGAGCGAGCAACATCACTTCGGACCACCCATATTCTTTATGCCTGTCGGACACACAGAACACGGTTGAGAGGATGAAAGGAATCTCAGATGAACCACAGTTTTCAGTGAGCCTTCTGGAAGgaggcacatctctgtgtgatgTGATAGACAATCACATTTATGAGCAAACTTTGGTAAGCTTTGCATATAAATCTCGATTTGTGGCGCTAACCATGACGGAAATCTTCTTGTattgcatatttttaatttgtagttATTTTTCTGATTCATAAATTTTATGTTCTTCCTTAGTCTGAGAAGAAGGCGTTCTTTGTCGCCGACCTAGGAGTTGTAATGAGGCAGCACGTTCGCTGGCGAACACACTTGGCCCAAATTCGTCCCTTCTATACTGTCAGATGTAACAGCAGCCCAGGTGTTATTGAAGTACTGGCGGCTCTTGGCGCTGGCTTTGTATGCAACGACCAGGTAATTAGCAAGTTAAATTGTTTGTTTGAAAATGTAGGATTGTAATTATCTCCATTGCAGGATAGGGATTCTGAACATGAAGTAACAACTCTTTTTCTTTGTCTGTTTTTCAGTCTGAACTTGAGCTAGTGCAGAGCCACGGTATTCCCTCAGAAGACATAATCTACAGTGGAGTTTGCAAACGGGTGTCTCAAATTAAGTATGCTGCAAAGAATGGCATTGACCTCCTGATGTGCGATAATGAAGCAGAGCTGCGCAAGATTTCACGCTTCCATCCGAATGCCAAGTAAGTCATTGACACATATGAAAATAATTCAGTAGTAAGACTACTCATGAGTGTTCCTATGGCAGGGTGAAGAAGATTATTTTCATTGTGGGATCAtggtaaaaagaaaaatacagaatTGTAAAcatgattaccgtattttccgcactataagaaAAAGCttgaattttctcaaaaattgaTGATGCGTCTTATGTGTGCACTGCGTTTGTATAAATGTTGTTGAGCTGCTTTGGTAAGTGCTCCGCTTGATTGACTTGTCGGACCAGAACAAAGACCTCCGTTCTCGGTCACGTCGGAACACTGTTGTGTATAGTATGGCAAGTGTGACTTTAACGCACTACTAGCTTAACagattttccttttatttaggCTTCTAATTCAAGTGTCAACGGAAGCATCAAGGCAGGACAGCGAGTTCAGCATGCCATTTGGCTGTTCCCTCAAAGACTGTCGACATCTACTGGAGAGCGCCAAACAGTTGGGTGTACAGGTGGTTGGGGTCAGGTGAGCGCTGCAGAAATCTAAAAAGACGAGTTAATGTACCACGGAGATAACATTCAAGGGCAATTGCTGGTCAAAACTGGGGGGTACACAAGCTGTGCTTTTGTATTGTTATGTATTGAGTTGCGCTGTACACCGTGCATGTTACGAAACAAGCAAGAGaccaaaatcttaccacttccacagaaTGGGAGAGTAACTTGTTTTCACTTCATGTCGGACATGTTATGACGGATTCCATGCACCGTTAAGTTAATGTTATCTAAGATAATAGTATATAATGTAactgccgcctagtgaccaggatactaaatatgcctttttttttccttttagatCCCTCATTTCCTACAGCTGCGAGGAGGACAAAGTATACACAAATGCAATTGCTGATGCTCGCTGTGTTTTTGATATGGCGGTGAGTATATATTATTCAAATTTATGTTTATGAACTGTTTTTAACATGCATAAATCTTGTCTGTTGTAGGAGGAAATTGGATTTAACATGAAAATCTTGGACTTTGGAGATGGCTTTGGTGGCTCGAGCACCCAGCTGGAATTGGTAAGTACAGTTTGTGTTGGTACCGTCAGTGATCTCATAGCCATTTCAGCCTTAGTagtatacatttattaatacacTTTGGAAGCTACCATTTATAAGTAATATCTCTCTTGCAGATCAAAAATGCAGTCATGCCTATGGTGGACCTATACTTCCCCCCGCTTTCTGGAGTTAGCATCATTGCCGAGCCTGGCAGCTACTTTGTGTCCTCTGCTTTCACCTTGGTCGTCAACATCATCTCCAAAGAGGTGGTGGCGCGGGATCAAGATCAAACACATGGTCAGTTGCATGACTCAGCAGATTTTAAAATTGAGAGAAACGGCACTGTTCAGATTCAGAAGACGATAGCACGACACACAACTAAAAACACAATACTTTTTGTTTCCTCATGATCCCAATGAGCAGATGATCCATCTCCCAATGATGAGCCAGAGTTTCACTACCGCATGAATGAAGGAGTGTATGGACCATTTGCTTGTAAACTCATTGATTTGGACATCACTGCTCCAACTGTTCATAAGGTGAGCTGCAGAGTGTTCTAAAAAATGTGCAATGAGAATGAAACGTTACAATTGTATCTCAAAGCTTGGCCATAATGAGCCTGAGTTTCACGACATCCATCAACATAAATGTATTCAGAATAATTGGTTAGTCACTATCAAAACATTTATTAAGTGTTATGACAATGGCAGGGCTTTTTTGACTAGAAGCACAGTGGCCCCTGACTTAAAATTTTAAGACTTTAGGTGCACACACCAAAATCAACTtgcaaagtaaataaagtaaacacATCAGGCATGCGTGGACACAGCTGCTATTCTTcttgctacatttgctgatattgttttaGCGTGCTTGCATCCAAAGATGAGTGATTGATCATGATTTagtattgtttttgtgcttgcAGAACACCCGTCTGGATGCGCCCTTGTTCAGCAGCAGCCTGTGGGGCCCCTCTGGTGATGATCTGGACCAGGTGATGGAGCACTGCATGCTGCCTGAGCTCAACATTGGAGACTGGCTCGAGTTCAGCCACGCAGGGGCCTGCTCTCTGGGCCAGCCTCTTTGCACCTCAGACTCGGCCACTCCACCTGTATTTTATGTTGTCTCCTGTAGAGACTGGTAAGGACTTGATTGTTGTGAAGTCTGTTGTTAAAAGAAATAGTTGTACTAAAATGTCACTCATGTTGATCATCCGCCAGGTATGAGATGCAGGACACCGGCGTCACACAGGCAGTACTGAAGAACTTGTCGTTGGTCCcctatttttttaatggccgCCAAACAGAAGCAGCACTCTCTATCCCAGCTTAGCTGTCACCGGGCATTTAATGGGTTCTGCTGCTTATTCCTAACATGATAAATTGAACCATTGCTGCACATCATTGTTGGAGTCACTGGGACAAGACTGGATTTACTTCTCAATCATCAGCATCCTGGGCTTTATGTGGTTAAAATAGTAGTCTGtcatgcaacaaaatggatgACTCCTTTATCATAGACTACTTTTTATGCtcgtaaaaaattaaaatatatattgggGAAAGAAACACTTGATAGTCTTGTAAGCAATTTATTTAAAGCTTAACCACCATTTTTAAGATCttgtatttatgatttttaattGGTTGTACAGTTGATTCCTCACATTGCATTTAAAACCAGTGTTTTGAGGTTGGGATTTTGTACATGAAGGTTCATTAGTCATGGCTTTGGTGCAGTAAATCAGTGTTGTCAGTGTACTGTGCATGGTTTGCTGGAACACATGCAATGGTGCAATATTCATTTCTGCCATTTGCTGCCTCACAGAACACGGACATGTCACTTAGAAACCCAGGTTTATTATTAGCATGTGCTGCAGATGGAACATAGTGTTTATGGTAAATCTAATGTGGAATAGATTATTTATAATTACAAGAAACCTCAATTTGTTCTCATTGTTTTGGCTTAATAGTTTGTTAAATGTTTGAGTGTGTAAGTCAATTTCATGTGTAGTTGCAGTGTGTACCATCTGTCTGAAGCCTGTTGATATATTGTTGCAATGCTTGATATCTGTcgaaaaaataaataccttaTGGACAAGATCCAATGCATCATCATTAACATACACAGTAGAAAATACACCTGAAAGTTAAGTTTGGCAGACATCTGGACTGTCCAGGACCAAGCCTAATCAATACTCTGATATGTTAATGGGAGAGTGCGAAATAAGTAAATTGTGTGAACTTGCATGGGTGTCTACAGTGCACCCCGCAACCTTATCCTGCATGaaggtttttttgttatataatCTACGTTGGTTCGCCTGAATGACATACCCCATGAATACCTACACAGAGACTTGAGAGAATAGAACTGCATGCTACAAACCATTTGTTCTGTCTAAATGATTTTTCTGTGGTTGGATCACAGAAGATGGGTCCtaccgggacccctgattaatgtgtggtgggattTGTCCACCTCCCCTaccagaaaagtgttgttttggcacCTCAAAAAAGGAGAATTCACAAAAGCCGcggcggacctgaaaaacgggcgaaaaaacaaagcgtcagaaaagtgggattttttgccttctttaggtcctaccgggacccctgattaatgtgtggtgggttttgtccacttcccggaccaggaaggtgtcatttaaacaactcaaacaaaggcgaaaaatcgacagccgccgACCTGAAacacgggcaaaaaacgaagcgtcagaaaagtgggattttttgccttctttaggtcctactgggaccctgattaatgtgtggtgggattTGTGCACCTcccggaccagaaaagtgttgttttggcacCTCAAAAAAGGAGAATTCACGACAGctgcggacctgaaaaacgggcgaaaaaacaaagcgtcagaaaagtgggattttttgccttctttaggtcctgccgggacccctgattaatgtttGGTTTAGTTAAAGGATTAGTTACAAATGTATCAGCTGTCTAGACTccagaaaaacacaaagaaccCGAACAAAAGGCCTGCTGTGGATGCACAATAgagatgtacacacacatagggacttagaccaggggtcgggaacctttttgggcTAAAAGAACCATTAAAAGCCACATACTTTAAAATGGAACAAATGAAATACTTCTTACCATTAATGCGACTGctggtgctgcatggttttgcaccatgaCGTGTATCTTTCGTCTTGCCATCTTCTTGGTCAAAAGTGTTCAGGAATTGAGTTttggtgtaattttttttaagatttaacATTATAAAACCACACACAAATATGGTCAAAGCACTTGTTTAGGACATTTGGCCTTCACAGTttattgtgttagcatgctgtgattgttagcatgctaacatcggcatagtagcatttttagtcaTTGTctatgctaagtgttagcatgcaaactgCACGTTagactgctagcatgctaacatgaacatACAAGCATTTTTACAGATTGTCATGAATATAAACTGAAGCGGACACTTACCAGTATCATGCGTGGCGTTAacatgataatgttagcatgctaacttaatTATACcaacattttcagaggtaggctCTTTCAAGCACTATTaagttaggtgttagcatgttaacaggaGCCTGTTAGCATTCTTGAAGTCATTCAAGCCCTTTCattgtatgttttcatggtcaaggaTTCTAAATATGTTGATAACGGACTATCCCAAAAATCACATTATGGTGAGAACTTATTAGAACTTATTAGAATTATGgtgcttggtggaggtctgcaatCTCTGAGTGCTTTCCTACTTTTTAAACAATGTGATTTATTtaatgttgtaaaattacataaatactAGACAGATATTTTAGACaccccaaaacacattttaatcaacacatttacagtaattgtatgaacaatttaacaatatatacagtaaatacattataacacaaTGTAACGATATCAACACAATAAAACGATTATTTGTTCATTcccttttaaatacaaatacaaatacttcaGCAAAATAAAGTTAATAGTGCAAACTACGTAAACAAGTATGTAACAATATTAACAAGTCAACACAAAAGCACAGATATTTATTCAACaaatagaacaaaaaaatatagatGTAATTATGCTTGCCAAAGAGCACCCCGGGGACCATTTGcagcaataaaaacacagcaataaaaatgaccaaaGTGGTGACATCCATAACCAATTGTACAATATAATGTGCAGTAAACCAGTGTATTGCACAGTATTGATCAGGCTGTCTTAGAAtatgagctgtcctatctagtctttgagctgAAGAAGTCTGCTACATTGCTATACTATACAAGAAAGAGTTAAACaagttatttaaaattaaaaagactAACTTGTGGGAGATGTCTGACATCCTATGTGATGCTCTTTTCTCATGAACAAAACCCGAGCTCTTTACTTACCAGACATGCTTCATAAAATAAAGGCACACAACACTTAAAAAACGAATAAATGCCGTTTGTTGAGGTGAAATGTGtcttaataaaatgtttattagttgcttttcctgttcagtgtaaCACGTTTCCTGTTTGTGCTCGAGCTCCAACCAGCAGGGCGCGTGCATGAGCGctaatcaacacacacacacaagaagctTGCTAGAGTTAAGATGGCGGCATGTCGGTGAGGAAGCTGGGATCTAAATTCGAGCTTTCTCGCCTTTAAACGATTCCTATGAATCCAAACATATACAGTCATCGAAACAACATCAATTTCCACGTCGTTCACACAGCTGGGTGTGACTTTGGACCGTCCCCATGACATCTATACACTTCGTGGTTCACCCGTTGCCCGGGACCGAAGATCAGCTCAATGACAGGTATTTTGTCGCGGCCCGTaatagtattataataataatcctatTCCATATTTATCTGCGGATTGTGGTAAACAGTGTTGCTAACGACGCTGACATTGTCATGTGCGCTAATTATTTCTCCAACGAGTAAAATGTAATACTAGCGTAAAATCTAGGCCCCGGTATCTTGAACAATCCTCGTTTTAGCCTCTAAGCAGTCAATCCACCGCCAGCTGCTAGCTAGCCCGTTACCTTACGTCGGCTATCACTGGAATGCTAAAGCTAGCAGGCTGGTTCTTGGAAGGATTGGCTCACAGTCGAAGTTGAGATGGACAATGCGGGTTGGGGGATGGGTTAAAGAGAGGGAAATAAGGCTCGCAATACATGTCGTTATCCAGAAAACGAGAGGTTTTCCGCGTAGATTACACGTCAACGATTTTGACGTGTGTCGATATTTGTTTTGTGCGTGTCCTGCTAATAATCCATATCAATGAAGGAGCTAACGTTAGCTACGTAGCTCAAGGCTAGTGCTAGTAAGCTAGTGAGCTTCCATGCTTTTGTCaaagtcatatttatttcattattattcctTTTATGCATGTGGGTACCACAAGCCTTCAATGactatttttcatcatttgtttTAAACCTACTCTGATATGCATACAATATGTTTGGGTGTTGATTTTATGGCAGTAGTGACGAGCTCAGAGACCACACCAGACAAGAAATCTTTTGTATTAAATGCTTATCCATGCTagattgttatttttaacagGTAACACTATTTTCCCTTGCTGTGCTGACCAGACTACTACAAGGCGGCATTGTTATCTTAATAAATGAAACTGTACACGACATGGTTAGAAATTGCATGCTCATGCTTGCACCACATAGTATGGAAGAacttaaaattgtatttaacgCTTGTAGGCTGGTATTCAGTTTGATAATATCGTCCAATGCCGTGCTTTATGCCAGAGATGAGGTTGAGAAGCCATTGTTTTAGGCTGACATTGAGTTCAAGCATGACAGCAAAGCTCGTGGTTGATACGGACTGAATGATTTGATCAAACTGGACTGACATGAACACTCAATGTTAATAGCCACTGTCCTTCACAAGTGACACATACTGTTATTTTCTTACAGTCGTCATTTCATGTTTGAGTCACAATGTGCTGCTAAACCTACAGTATGTACTTCTGTGAAGTAACCTAGTTGTCAAAGCGGATACAGCAAGTAGAAATTGCAGACATTGACCGTTACATTTACCCCATGGAGCAATTGGAATATAATATTGCATATTGACGAGTTAGTAGCCCACTGAAATTTGATCAGGTTATGCTTGTTCAATAGGGATTGTAAGAGGATattaaataatttgtatttcaTGCACAAACTATACAGAGTTTCCTGGAATATTTGctttaatactttttaaattgaTAGTGGTAAGACATTTTTACAGTCCTAAATTGTGCCAATCTGCATTAAACTGTCCATTTCTGTGTGACGCACTTGTGATGGTAGGATATACTGTATGAATCTGAAGCTAAATCAGTTTCATATGTGATCGTCTCATTTTGGTAATGAAAAGGCagatttttttgggaaaactttAGTTTGTACCATGCTCTATCTTCTTTAGTGTTGCTGTATGTTGCTCTCCACTGGTTCTGACATTCTTACAATGGCTTTGTGTTGTATGACTGACGTAAAAAGCACTGGCACATGAAGAAAccattacattttaatgtatgGTTTTTTGCGTTTTGTGTCACTTTGAGTTGAAAGGCGATATTCTCTGCAGAATCAATAGCATCCAGCAATTTTAATCCTTACAATAGCCTCAccacacaaaaaaatttaacagTGGAAGTTGAAAAATATATGGCCCATGCTTTGCAATCATTTTGTTTacttaataatgaataataagatGTATACAGGTAGACCTTGTTTACGGCGTTCTGTGTTACAATGTTTTGTGGTTATGAATGCACTAATGccataaattcaattaaaaactaaaatttggTCCATAAACACGAGTCTCACCGGAGAACTAGTTAAAAGCGTGCAGCAGAGGAAGACTACGCGCCACACACAGCACAAGAATGCGGTGTGTGTCTCGTGCTGGGCGGAAGGATACATTGTGTGCCTGCTCAGCCACACTGAGTGGTTGGgcttcattatgtctcccaagcggCAGtacgccaaagaaaaggaaagcagtCACCATGGAAGTAAAAATCAACGTAATAAAATGCTCAGAAAGTGGAGACACACCCACCAATATTGGCTGCTGTTTTGGTCCCAACCACTCGACTGTCGCAACCATCATTAAGGAATAAATATTATCGACTGCTAATGAATGGTAGAGGGGTTGTGGATTCCATGCACTAGGAAGTTGTTACGCAGAGTTACTCTTTTTATTAGatcaatttaattattgtatttaatcaTTATATTGCTGTATTTAATGTGTTTGACTTGGACTGAA
This genomic window from Doryrhamphus excisus isolate RoL2022-K1 chromosome 17, RoL_Dexc_1.0, whole genome shotgun sequence contains:
- the LOC131105259 gene encoding antizyme inhibitor 1-like — encoded protein: MKGISDEPQFSVSLLEGGTSLCDVIDNHIYEQTLSEKKAFFVADLGVVMRQHVRWRTHLAQIRPFYTVRCNSSPGVIEVLAALGAGFVCNDQSELELVQSHGIPSEDIIYSGVCKRVSQIKYAAKNGIDLLMCDNEAELRKISRFHPNAKLLIQVSTEASRQDSEFSMPFGCSLKDCRHLLESAKQLGVQVVGVRSLISYSCEEDKVYTNAIADARCVFDMAEEIGFNMKILDFGDGFGGSSTQLELIKNAVMPMVDLYFPPLSGVSIIAEPGSYFVSSAFTLVVNIISKEVVARDQDQTHDDPSPNDEPEFHYRMNEGVYGPFACKLIDLDITAPTVHKNTRLDAPLFSSSLWGPSGDDLDQVMEHCMLPELNIGDWLEFSHAGACSLGQPLCTSDSATPPVFYVVSCRDWYEMQDTGVTQAVLKNLSLVPYFFNGRQTEAALSIPA